The Eublepharis macularius isolate TG4126 chromosome 3, MPM_Emac_v1.0, whole genome shotgun sequence genome has a window encoding:
- the ARL6 gene encoding ADP-ribosylation factor-like protein 6 has translation MGLFDKLAGWLGLKKKEVNVLCLGLDNSGKTTIINKLKPSNAQTQDIVPTIGFSIEKFKTSSLSFTVFDMSGQGRYRNLWEHYYKEGQAIIFVIDSSDKLRMVVAREELDTLLNHPDIKHRRIPVLFFANKMDLRDAVSSVKVCQLLSLESIKDKPWHICASNALKGEGLQEGVDWLQGQIQATKT, from the exons ATGGGATTATTTGACAAACTAGCAGGCTGGCTTGGCCTAAAGAAGAAAGAAGTTAATGTTTTATGCCTTGGATTGGACAACAGTGGTAAAACTACTATCATCAATAAGCTGAAACCATCTAAT GCTCAAACTCAAGATATTGTTCCCACAATAGGATTCAGTATTGAGAAATTCAAGACATCCAG TTTGTCATTTACTGTGTTTGATATGTCTGGTCAAGGTAGATACAGAAATCTCTGGGAACACTACTACAA AGAAGGCCAGGCAATTATTTTTGTCATTGATAGCAGTGATAAACTCAGAATGGTTGTGGCCAGAGAAGAACTTGACACCCTTCTCAATCATCCAG ATATTAAACATCGGCGAATACCAGTTTTGTTCTTTGCAAATAAGATGGACCTCAGAGATGCTGTATCATCTGTGAAAGTTTGTCAGTTATTGTCCTTAGAGAGTATCAAAGACAAGCCATGGCATATCTG tgCTAGTAATGCTCTTAAAGGAGAAGGATTACAGGAAGGTGTAGACTGGCTTCAGG gTCAGATTCAAGCAACGAAGACATGA